One genomic segment of Amycolatopsis sp. Hca4 includes these proteins:
- a CDS encoding C40 family peptidase: MRRLGLWLGLVVFVAIGALVVTAVAAKVVIDNQQAQARGVNLMSCDASVGPTQPGQGDRGTVDASKLDDEQRGIVALIISLGKQRSLAPRAWQVAIQAGMTESGLHNLTYGDRDSLGIFQMRPSMGWGTVAQVTDPTYEVNKFYDVLLAVPDWENKRPGDAAQAVERSGFPDRYHKWEPMAATLVETVGQVVDVVACGTGLGALLPPSQAAGQAISFALGEQGKPYVWGATGPDSYDCSGLMLRAYESAGIILPRVSRDQYHAGAYLPVRDAQPGDLLFLATDPSDPSSIHHVMMYLGDNKIVEAQQTGVPVHTRAFSFDERELVPQAVRPGV, encoded by the coding sequence GTGCGGCGCCTGGGGTTGTGGCTGGGGCTGGTCGTGTTCGTCGCGATCGGCGCACTGGTCGTGACCGCGGTCGCCGCGAAGGTCGTGATCGACAACCAGCAGGCGCAGGCCCGTGGCGTCAACCTGATGAGCTGCGACGCCTCGGTCGGGCCCACCCAGCCCGGCCAGGGCGACCGCGGCACGGTCGACGCGTCGAAGCTGGACGACGAGCAGCGCGGCATCGTCGCGCTGATCATCTCGCTCGGCAAGCAGCGGTCGCTGGCGCCGCGCGCGTGGCAGGTCGCGATCCAGGCCGGGATGACCGAGTCCGGGCTGCACAACCTGACCTACGGCGACCGCGACTCACTGGGCATCTTCCAGATGCGCCCGTCGATGGGCTGGGGCACGGTGGCCCAGGTCACCGACCCGACGTACGAGGTCAACAAGTTCTACGACGTGCTGCTGGCCGTCCCGGACTGGGAGAACAAGCGTCCGGGCGACGCGGCGCAGGCGGTGGAGCGCTCGGGCTTCCCGGACCGCTACCACAAGTGGGAGCCGATGGCGGCGACGCTGGTGGAGACGGTCGGCCAGGTCGTCGACGTCGTCGCCTGCGGCACCGGGCTGGGTGCGCTGCTGCCGCCGAGCCAGGCGGCGGGGCAGGCGATCAGTTTCGCGCTGGGCGAGCAGGGGAAGCCGTATGTGTGGGGTGCCACGGGACCCGATTCCTACGACTGTTCGGGCCTGATGCTGCGCGCGTACGAGTCGGCGGGGATCATCCTGCCGCGCGTCTCCCGCGACCAGTACCACGCCGGCGCGTACCTGCCGGTCCGGGACGCACAGCCCGGCGACCTGCTGTTCCTCGCCACCGACCCGTCGGACCCGTCGTCGATCCACCACGTGATGATGTACCTGGGGGACAACAAGATCGTCGAGGCGCAGCAGACCGGCGTCCCGGTGCACACCCGGGCCTTCTCGTTCGACGAGCGCGAACTGGTGCCGCAGGCGGTCCGCCCCGGCGTTTAG
- a CDS encoding magnesium transporter → MNTVLTLAALLTLAAGWHSLKRRIKEGPRPGRRAPGRKATMLAVMVVLGLQAIATAPAASAAACGEAPNPERPGAGMVGAIDPAEGHGEAGSPYVDYSYAGFVWNTFETNCTGISLTPPGSTLDTWGGNQLFNLGKNIVGATNSLHYTVLEGGLLNPLYNAVKSGAEKVYNNIYAQLFGLVALVMSIMLFRNIWRGDLAAVSKRALYALAGVWLAASSLAMLRYFDPIDKAIVQTTTNIQAGFVDDADNRVVRHVLPTNLHNEIVYKNWIRGEFGSPTAPQADQYGRPLLDAQAFTWAQLRNGDDGNQSVIDGKKNAYKDISTKLGPATGYFTGEAGGRTGAGFLSLGQALVYSLFQLLAKASVLLAQVLIRLFALTAPLIGLVALLHPEILRRVLKVAGGVAFNLVVLSVLAGVHALLLQAIFDAGNSLNMLTQMVLAGLITVLLFMVGRPVRRLWQMVEMSVSMVGAAVPSPGGGIFSRFRRNRTGPTPQDEFWQNVRDTDDVVDGEQRGPLGATAGGGRFRPEATIFANAQRLDNGSGASRPAAAWSGAWPGSIPRGSAGALPAGGRPGAPVFGQYNPANGDGGEYVVVGAGGRPTTREESRRVDTSPVADRRWSDEPEPVVVPSDLRPPESSFSDYAPRTPGVRAQPRRVDPEVVAGKPVFVLYRPSRGIEVREEPRDTDQVLGR, encoded by the coding sequence ATGAACACCGTGCTGACGCTGGCGGCCCTGCTGACGTTGGCCGCGGGATGGCATTCGCTGAAGCGGCGGATCAAGGAAGGTCCGCGGCCGGGCCGGCGCGCACCGGGCCGCAAGGCGACGATGCTCGCCGTCATGGTCGTCCTGGGCCTGCAGGCCATCGCGACCGCACCGGCGGCCAGCGCGGCGGCCTGCGGCGAGGCACCCAACCCGGAACGTCCCGGCGCGGGCATGGTCGGCGCGATCGACCCCGCCGAAGGCCACGGCGAGGCGGGCAGCCCGTACGTCGACTACAGCTACGCCGGGTTCGTCTGGAACACCTTCGAGACGAACTGCACCGGCATCAGCCTGACCCCGCCGGGTTCGACGCTCGACACCTGGGGCGGCAACCAGCTGTTCAACCTGGGCAAGAACATCGTCGGCGCGACGAACTCGCTGCACTACACCGTGCTCGAGGGCGGTCTGCTCAACCCGCTCTACAACGCGGTGAAGTCGGGCGCGGAGAAGGTCTACAACAACATCTACGCCCAGCTGTTCGGGCTGGTCGCGCTGGTCATGTCGATCATGTTGTTCCGCAACATCTGGCGCGGTGACCTCGCCGCGGTCAGCAAACGGGCGCTGTACGCACTGGCGGGCGTCTGGCTCGCCGCGTCCTCGCTGGCGATGCTGCGGTACTTCGACCCGATCGACAAGGCGATCGTCCAGACCACGACGAACATCCAGGCCGGGTTCGTCGACGACGCCGACAACCGCGTCGTGCGGCACGTGCTGCCGACGAACCTGCACAACGAGATCGTCTACAAGAACTGGATCCGCGGGGAGTTCGGGTCGCCGACCGCGCCGCAGGCCGACCAGTACGGCCGTCCGCTGCTGGACGCGCAGGCCTTCACGTGGGCGCAGCTGCGCAACGGCGACGACGGCAACCAGTCCGTCATCGACGGCAAGAAGAACGCCTACAAGGACATCTCCACCAAGCTCGGCCCCGCCACCGGCTACTTCACCGGCGAAGCGGGCGGCCGCACCGGAGCAGGCTTCCTCTCCCTCGGCCAGGCCCTCGTCTACTCCCTCTTCCAACTGCTGGCGAAGGCGTCAGTACTGCTGGCCCAGGTCCTCATCCGCCTCTTCGCGCTCACCGCCCCGCTGATCGGCCTCGTCGCCCTGCTGCACCCGGAAATCCTCCGCCGGGTCCTCAAGGTCGCCGGCGGGGTCGCCTTCAACCTCGTCGTGCTCTCCGTCCTCGCCGGTGTGCACGCCCTTCTGCTGCAAGCCATCTTCGACGCCGGGAACTCGCTGAACATGCTCACGCAGATGGTCCTCGCCGGGCTCATCACCGTGCTGCTGTTCATGGTCGGGCGGCCCGTGCGGCGGCTGTGGCAGATGGTCGAGATGTCGGTCAGCATGGTCGGCGCCGCCGTGCCGTCGCCCGGCGGCGGGATCTTCTCCCGGTTCCGGCGCAACCGCACCGGCCCGACCCCGCAGGACGAGTTCTGGCAGAACGTCCGCGACACCGACGACGTCGTCGACGGCGAGCAGCGCGGCCCGCTCGGCGCCACCGCCGGCGGCGGCCGGTTCCGGCCCGAAGCCACGATCTTCGCCAACGCCCAGCGCCTCGACAACGGCTCCGGCGCCTCCCGCCCGGCCGCCGCCTGGTCCGGTGCGTGGCCGGGGTCCATCCCCCGTGGCTCCGCGGGCGCGCTGCCCGCGGGCGGCCGTCCCGGCGCGCCGGTGTTCGGCCAGTACAACCCGGCCAACGGCGATGGCGGCGAGTACGTCGTCGTCGGCGCCGGTGGCCGTCCGACGACGCGGGAGGAGAGCCGGCGGGTCGACACCTCGCCGGTGGCCGACCGGCGGTGGAGCGACGAGCCCGAGCCCGTCGTCGTGCCGTCCGACCTGCGCCCGCCCGAGTCGAGCTTCAGCGACTACGCGCCGCGCACGCCGGGTGTGCGTGCCCAGCCGCGCCGCGTCGATCCCGAGGTCGTCGCGGGCAAACCGGTGTTCGTGCTCTACCGGCCGTCGCGGGGCATCGAGGTCCGCGAGGAACCGCGGGACACCGACCAAGTTCTGGGGCGGTGA
- a CDS encoding ATP-binding protein, with product MFGRGGSRGKRGRDTHSGAWQPPEQVRASRNGSGNKSRLTGEQAIPAYTPSIAVRSIDGHLVRTGVEVYAWYRLAPQRWSFRSDSQRRDLIAAIAGQYAELQGRWLHLRVTNRPYPIRMWAEAHVYNAHNRPGDVPGALSFDDYLIGEQQQLMGRSMAEKEVYLGVQVQTRRMVDRAVERAAPVLRKILPEAVDAELTALDSEVEHLDQVIGSAGLEGRPVHAEEMSWLMHRSCSLGLPAPRNMPAVPGAAWEPEDLASFTDAADFYAEPYAPTVTVRGRTGSNAGVSRHLAILTVGQMHGLQIPEVDDPWIQHADRLPAAVEVSARIYVRRPEEVAGELQRQMNKVRSQVKHYTDEHELEPPQSLSRQAGRVLEIDDEMTSGFTALATRVRSWWRLAVSGPTERDALRLAQQLLDLYKPKIAIEHPEAQYAMAREFIPGEPLASAAYMRRGSVVWASSAVPTATAEVGDRRGILLGETCTATRRPVAWDPWMAQEIRDGSGLTAMVAGLGGGKSFLGGGIVYKTLRAGANWTILDPSGPLSRLCDLPELRPYARPINLLNAQPGILNPYRVVAEPLIEHFMDEDDPERSWRREKALAGATRRRLVLDVLTGVLPYEVSRMAQTRIVLLRAVRAVGGRFDADPGQVIDALRRDSSEHHEHAGVVADFLDEMRERMALLIPESDADPYSETRDDRLTVLTMAGLTLPKDGVPREYWTDAESLGVEMLNLAAWLTQRSVYEKPKEMRKGVWIDEAFFLSEVPTGRVLMNRFARDSRKWNVRVLLSSQIPADFLKIQGFVALLDSVFVGRLDDDDAQADALRLLKVPVGVGYEQVVAALGRRPGAQRGIERDIEPRQFIFGDGAGGVERIRVDFSGPHLDHLRAVMDTTPGSKDAASPSRRPGNELALPAEEKKPYVAVPPEDDIELEQDFELAAELEVGLADENLLGAPDPLATETGEVEGGVQPSGQHARTGGKGGTGRDAA from the coding sequence TTGTTCGGTCGCGGCGGTAGCCGAGGAAAACGGGGTCGGGACACCCACTCGGGCGCATGGCAACCGCCCGAGCAGGTCCGCGCGTCGCGGAACGGCTCGGGGAACAAGTCGCGCCTGACCGGCGAGCAGGCGATCCCCGCCTATACCCCGTCCATCGCGGTGCGAAGCATCGACGGGCACCTGGTCCGCACCGGCGTCGAGGTCTACGCCTGGTACCGGCTGGCGCCGCAGCGCTGGTCGTTCCGCTCGGACTCCCAGCGGCGCGACCTGATCGCGGCGATCGCGGGCCAGTACGCCGAGCTGCAGGGCCGCTGGCTGCACCTGCGCGTGACCAACCGGCCGTACCCGATCCGGATGTGGGCCGAGGCGCACGTCTACAACGCCCACAACCGCCCCGGCGACGTCCCGGGCGCGTTGTCGTTCGACGACTACCTGATCGGCGAGCAGCAGCAGCTGATGGGCCGCTCGATGGCCGAAAAAGAGGTCTACCTCGGCGTCCAGGTGCAGACCCGCCGCATGGTCGACCGCGCGGTCGAGCGGGCCGCGCCGGTGCTGCGCAAGATCCTGCCCGAGGCCGTCGACGCCGAGCTGACCGCGCTGGACTCCGAGGTCGAGCACCTCGACCAGGTCATCGGCAGCGCCGGGCTGGAAGGCCGTCCGGTGCACGCCGAGGAGATGTCCTGGCTGATGCACCGGTCCTGCTCGCTGGGCCTGCCCGCGCCGCGGAACATGCCCGCCGTGCCGGGTGCGGCCTGGGAGCCGGAGGACCTGGCCAGCTTCACCGATGCCGCCGACTTCTACGCCGAGCCGTACGCGCCGACGGTGACCGTCCGCGGCCGCACCGGCTCCAACGCCGGTGTCTCGCGGCACCTGGCGATCCTCACCGTCGGGCAGATGCACGGCCTGCAGATCCCCGAGGTCGACGACCCCTGGATCCAGCACGCCGACCGCCTGCCGGCCGCGGTCGAGGTGTCGGCGCGCATCTACGTCCGGCGCCCCGAAGAGGTCGCCGGCGAGCTGCAGCGGCAGATGAACAAGGTCCGCTCGCAGGTCAAGCACTACACCGACGAGCACGAGCTGGAGCCACCGCAGTCGCTGTCCCGGCAGGCCGGGCGCGTGCTGGAGATCGACGACGAGATGACGTCGGGCTTCACCGCGCTCGCCACCCGCGTCCGCTCCTGGTGGCGGCTGGCGGTGTCCGGCCCGACCGAGCGCGACGCGCTGCGCCTGGCCCAGCAGCTGCTCGACCTGTACAAGCCGAAGATCGCCATCGAGCACCCCGAAGCCCAGTACGCGATGGCGCGCGAGTTCATCCCGGGCGAGCCGCTGGCATCGGCGGCGTACATGCGCCGCGGCTCGGTGGTCTGGGCGTCCTCGGCGGTCCCGACGGCGACGGCCGAGGTGGGCGACCGCCGCGGCATCCTCCTCGGCGAGACCTGCACGGCGACCCGCCGCCCGGTGGCCTGGGACCCGTGGATGGCCCAGGAAATCCGCGACGGCTCCGGCCTGACCGCGATGGTCGCCGGCCTGGGCGGTGGTAAGTCGTTCCTCGGCGGCGGCATCGTCTACAAGACCCTGCGCGCGGGCGCGAACTGGACGATCCTCGACCCGTCCGGCCCCCTGTCGCGGCTGTGCGACCTGCCGGAGCTGCGGCCGTACGCCCGCCCGATCAACCTGCTCAACGCGCAGCCGGGGATCCTCAACCCGTACCGGGTGGTCGCCGAGCCGCTGATCGAGCACTTCATGGACGAGGACGACCCCGAGCGCTCTTGGCGCCGCGAGAAGGCCCTCGCGGGCGCGACGCGGCGGCGTCTGGTGCTGGACGTCCTGACCGGGGTCCTGCCGTACGAGGTGTCCCGGATGGCGCAGACCCGGATCGTGCTGCTGCGCGCGGTCCGGGCCGTCGGCGGCCGGTTCGACGCCGATCCGGGCCAGGTGATCGATGCCCTGCGCCGGGATTCGTCCGAGCACCACGAGCACGCGGGCGTCGTCGCGGACTTCCTCGACGAGATGCGCGAGCGGATGGCGCTGCTGATCCCGGAGTCGGACGCGGACCCGTACTCGGAGACCCGCGACGACCGGCTGACGGTCCTGACGATGGCCGGGCTGACCCTGCCGAAGGACGGCGTCCCCCGCGAGTACTGGACGGACGCGGAGTCCCTCGGTGTCGAGATGCTGAACCTGGCGGCGTGGCTGACCCAGCGGTCGGTGTACGAGAAGCCGAAGGAGATGCGCAAGGGCGTCTGGATCGACGAGGCGTTCTTCCTGTCCGAGGTGCCGACCGGCCGCGTGCTGATGAACCGCTTCGCGCGTGACTCGCGCAAGTGGAACGTCCGCGTGCTGCTGTCGTCCCAGATCCCGGCGGACTTCCTGAAGATCCAGGGTTTCGTGGCCCTGCTGGACTCGGTGTTCGTCGGCCGCCTCGACGACGACGACGCCCAGGCGGACGCCCTGCGGCTGCTGAAGGTCCCGGTCGGCGTCGGCTACGAGCAGGTCGTGGCCGCACTCGGCCGCCGTCCCGGCGCCCAGAGGGGCATCGAGCGGGACATCGAGCCCCGCCAGTTCATCTTCGGCGACGGCGCGGGCGGCGTGGAGCGCATCCGCGTCGACTTCTCGGGCCCGCACCTGGACCACCTGCGCGCGGTGATGGACACGACCCCGGGGTCGAAGGACGCGGCGTCCCCATCCCGCAGGCCGGGCAACGAGCTGGCGCTGCCGGCAGAGGAGAAGAAGCCGTACGTCGCGGTCCCGCCGGAGGACGACATCGAGCTGGAGCAGGACTTCGAGCTGGCGGCGGAACTGGAGGTCGGCCTGGCCGACGAGAACCTCCTGGGCGCCCCGGACCCATTGGCGACCGAAACGGGCGAGGTGGAGGGCGGAGTCCAGCCGTCCGGGCAACACGCCCGAACCGGCGGAAAGGGCGGCACCGGCCGGGACGCCGCATGA
- a CDS encoding NAD(P)/FAD-dependent oxidoreductase — translation MSERIVIAGAGLAGLRAAERLRELGFDGEVVVLGAEPDIAYHRPALSKQLLTGAVSRADTLLADPLEVDAEWRFDTPVTGLSPQRQVVHLRDEELRYDGLVIATGVEPRRMPGAPHGHPRVVVVRTLADTIALQRALASGPGPVAVIGDGFIGCEVASSLREMNREVVLFGRERALLADVLGPDIGDWLTALHTARGVRLELGTTIRRWRPAPTHVGLEFADGRAIQVACVVVAVGSVPAVSWLRGAKLPLDDGVVCSATCHVVGSSTIVAAGDVARWPNLRFDPAPHREEHWLNAVEMSRAAAENLLTGPQGSRAYTPVPRYWSEQHGVRIQVAGRPSLATDTVLLESPVPGTRPITGFVRQGRLVGLIGLDSPAAVLHWTAELARQHPVPAEPPPEVRPRHHTEAVAGY, via the coding sequence ATGAGCGAACGCATCGTCATCGCCGGAGCCGGCCTGGCCGGCCTGCGCGCGGCCGAACGGCTGCGCGAACTCGGGTTCGACGGCGAAGTCGTCGTCCTCGGCGCCGAGCCCGACATCGCCTACCACCGCCCGGCGCTGTCCAAGCAGCTGCTCACCGGCGCGGTCAGCCGCGCCGACACGCTGCTCGCCGACCCGCTCGAGGTCGACGCCGAGTGGCGCTTCGACACGCCGGTCACCGGGCTTTCGCCGCAGCGGCAGGTCGTCCACCTCCGCGACGAGGAACTCCGCTACGACGGCCTGGTCATCGCCACCGGCGTCGAACCGCGCCGGATGCCCGGCGCGCCGCACGGCCACCCGCGCGTGGTCGTCGTCCGGACGCTGGCCGACACGATCGCGCTGCAGCGCGCCCTCGCCTCCGGCCCCGGCCCGGTCGCCGTCATCGGTGACGGCTTCATCGGCTGCGAAGTCGCCTCCAGCCTGCGCGAGATGAACCGGGAGGTCGTCCTCTTCGGCCGGGAGAGAGCCCTGCTGGCCGACGTGCTCGGGCCCGACATCGGCGACTGGCTCACGGCGCTGCACACCGCCCGCGGCGTCCGCCTCGAACTCGGCACCACGATCCGCCGCTGGCGGCCCGCGCCGACGCACGTCGGCCTCGAGTTCGCCGACGGCCGCGCGATCCAGGTCGCCTGCGTCGTGGTCGCCGTGGGCAGCGTGCCCGCGGTGTCGTGGCTGCGCGGCGCCAAGCTGCCGCTCGACGACGGCGTCGTCTGCTCGGCGACCTGCCACGTGGTCGGCTCGTCGACGATCGTCGCGGCCGGCGACGTCGCCCGCTGGCCCAACCTCCGCTTCGACCCCGCGCCGCACCGCGAGGAGCACTGGCTCAACGCCGTGGAGATGAGCCGGGCCGCCGCCGAGAACCTCCTCACCGGGCCACAGGGGTCGCGGGCCTACACGCCGGTGCCGCGCTACTGGTCCGAGCAGCACGGCGTCCGCATCCAGGTCGCCGGCCGCCCGTCGCTGGCCACCGACACCGTGCTGCTGGAGTCGCCGGTCCCGGGCACCCGGCCGATCACCGGCTTCGTGCGGCAGGGGAGGCTCGTCGGCCTGATCGGCCTCGACAGCCCCGCCGCCGTCCTGCACTGGACTGCCGAACTGGCCCGCCAGCACCCGGTGCCCGCCGAGCCGCCGCCCGAGGTCCGGCCTCGCCACCACACCGAGGCCGTGGCCGGGTACTGA
- a CDS encoding ferredoxin yields the protein MSPSAALVPVSPHDTGIAEAAALSGRLTYLCMCLALCWGVLAATGWVRRFSGQEAIRTGHVVLAAFTLATGTLHGLTFLFLEDDPFGVADLLVPFYDGTPRHALGIAGLELVIAVSVTAALRRATGEGRWLRFHQVGYLAIGLLAVHAWLGAIASGHLAVVWLAGLTLLTPPVLLSVLRVLPAAVLARAGLVTPPPTGDGPEPATVRVDVDSQRCHAYGVCQAEAPQVFQLGQDGQLAYERRPGAQLVPHVQAAARACPMRAIHLLGATR from the coding sequence ATGTCCCCATCCGCCGCGCTGGTCCCGGTGTCGCCGCACGACACCGGGATCGCCGAGGCCGCCGCGCTCTCCGGCCGCCTCACCTACCTCTGCATGTGCCTGGCGCTGTGCTGGGGCGTCCTGGCCGCCACCGGCTGGGTCCGCCGGTTCAGCGGCCAGGAGGCGATCCGCACCGGCCACGTCGTGCTCGCCGCGTTCACCCTGGCGACCGGCACCCTGCACGGGCTGACCTTCCTCTTCCTGGAGGACGACCCCTTCGGCGTCGCCGACCTGCTCGTGCCCTTCTACGACGGCACCCCGCGGCACGCGCTGGGCATCGCCGGGCTCGAGCTCGTCATCGCCGTGTCCGTGACCGCGGCCCTGCGCCGCGCCACCGGCGAAGGCCGCTGGCTGCGCTTCCACCAGGTCGGCTACCTCGCCATCGGGCTGCTCGCCGTGCACGCCTGGCTCGGCGCCATCGCGAGCGGGCACCTGGCCGTCGTCTGGCTCGCCGGCCTCACGCTGCTCACGCCGCCGGTGCTGCTGTCGGTCCTGCGGGTGCTGCCCGCGGCCGTGCTCGCTCGCGCCGGGCTGGTCACGCCGCCGCCCACCGGTGACGGCCCGGAGCCGGCCACCGTGCGCGTCGACGTCGACAGCCAGCGCTGCCACGCCTACGGGGTCTGCCAGGCCGAGGCACCCCAGGTCTTCCAGCTCGGCCAGGACGGGCAGCTCGCCTACGAACGGCGTCCGGGCGCCCAGCTGGTCCCGCACGTCCAGGCCGCCGCGCGCGCCTGCCCGATGAGAGCCATCCACCTGTTGGGAGCCACCCGATGA
- a CDS encoding DUF4142 domain-containing protein produces the protein MSLRFLAVLAASAAFVLGCALPASAGELQQTDRALLTRLKQHTLWAVPSSRLAAERATNRRVRAVAVRIADDEARLDVALRAVADRLAVTLPGEPTDRERGWAGEIAAGSGDTFDRAYVNRLRAEYGTLFGLASDVRAGTRDDDVRAFAQTAVDTSLGHLTLLESTGLAETTSLLVSATEDDTLGGGAVAAGAVLVALAAVATFGLLRLLGTPGRPSPRTRR, from the coding sequence ATGTCGCTCCGATTCCTGGCGGTGCTGGCCGCGTCGGCCGCGTTCGTGCTGGGCTGCGCCCTCCCGGCGTCGGCCGGGGAGCTGCAGCAGACCGACCGCGCCCTGCTGACCCGGCTCAAGCAGCACACGCTGTGGGCGGTGCCGTCGAGCAGGCTCGCCGCCGAGCGGGCCACCAACCGGCGCGTGCGTGCGGTCGCCGTCCGCATCGCCGACGACGAGGCGCGCCTCGACGTCGCCCTGCGCGCGGTCGCCGACCGGCTCGCCGTCACCCTGCCGGGGGAGCCGACCGACCGGGAGCGCGGCTGGGCGGGCGAGATCGCCGCCGGCTCCGGCGACACCTTCGACCGCGCCTACGTCAACCGCCTCCGCGCCGAGTACGGCACCCTCTTCGGCCTCGCCTCCGACGTCCGCGCCGGCACCCGCGACGACGACGTCCGCGCGTTCGCCCAGACCGCCGTCGACACCTCCCTCGGGCACCTGACGCTCCTGGAGAGCACCGGGCTCGCCGAGACCACGTCCCTGCTCGTCTCCGCCACCGAGGACGACACCCTCGGCGGCGGGGCCGTCGCCGCCGGCGCCGTTCTCGTGGCCCTCGCCGCCGTCGCCACGTTCGGCCTGCTCCGCCTGCTCGGAACCCCCGGCAGGCCCTCGCCGCGCACCCGGAGGTAA
- a CDS encoding sigma-70 family RNA polymerase sigma factor, with protein sequence MEALGRRSRGQVGYASAATAVDTGPAAGDDLVPLLYKDFRATLFAQVLALTNHDRQWTEDVVQETMIRAWQHSDTLEREPGMLRGWLLTVARRIVIDGWRNRRVRPQEVALEIPENAESTDRTDSSLAALTITRALRELDAKYQSVIYETYLAGNTVRQAAEILGIPEGTVKSRLYTAMRQLRKALGEVTVR encoded by the coding sequence ATGGAAGCACTGGGCAGAAGAAGTCGCGGCCAGGTCGGCTACGCGTCGGCCGCCACCGCGGTCGACACCGGCCCCGCCGCGGGGGACGACTTGGTCCCGCTGCTCTACAAGGACTTCCGCGCCACCCTGTTTGCGCAGGTACTGGCCCTGACCAACCACGACCGGCAGTGGACCGAAGACGTGGTGCAGGAGACCATGATCCGCGCCTGGCAGCACTCCGACACGCTCGAGCGCGAGCCCGGAATGCTGCGCGGATGGCTGCTCACGGTGGCCCGGCGGATCGTCATCGACGGCTGGAGGAATCGCCGCGTCCGCCCGCAGGAGGTCGCTCTGGAGATCCCGGAAAACGCCGAGTCCACCGATCGCACGGACAGCTCGTTAGCCGCGCTAACGATTACTCGGGCATTGCGTGAACTGGACGCGAAATATCAGTCCGTCATCTACGAGACTTATCTCGCCGGAAACACCGTTCGGCAGGCAGCGGAAATTCTTGGAATTCCAGAAGGAACTGTCAAATCGCGGTTGTACACGGCGATGCGGCAATTGCGGAAGGCGCTCGGGGAAGTGACGGTCCGATGA